The window GGGCCGAAAACACCGGAACGCCGTTGGGACGCCGGCCCTCCCGACCGCCGACCCTTCCGGTCGCGGGCTCCCGCGGACGCGGGCTCCCGCGGACGCGGGCGCTCCCCGAGCGCGGACCGCCCGGCTCCGCGCCGTGGCCTAGCCTGGGGCCATGGACCGCCCGTACACCATCCTCAGCTGCGCCATGTCGGTCGACGGACGCATCGACGACACCGGGCCCGAGCGGCTGCGCCTGTCCAACGAGGCCGACTTCGCCGAGATCGACGAACTACGGGCGGAGTGCGACGCCATCCTCGTCGGCGCGGGCACCCTGCGCGCCGACAACCCCGGGCTGTTGGTGCGCTCCCCGCTGCTGCGCGAACGCCGCCGGGAGCGCGGGCGCACCGCGCACCTGCTCAAGGCCCTGGTCACCCGCAGCGGCGAGTTCGACCCCGCGGCCCGCTTCTTCTCCACCGGGGACGCGGGAGCCGTCGTCTACACCGGCGGGGCGGGCGTGGACACCGCCCGGCGCGCGCTGGCCGACCGGCCCGCCGCGGACCCGCCCGCCGAGGTCGTGGACGCCGGGGACCCGCCCACCGTCCGGGCCGTGCTGGCCGACCTGGCCGACCGGGGCGTCGGCCGCCTGCTGGTCGAGGGCGGCGGGCACATCCACACGCTCTTCCTCACCTCGGGGCTGGTCGACGAGCTCCGGTTGGCGGTGGCCCCCTTCCTGGTGGGGCAGGAGGACGCCCCGCGCTTCGTCGTGCCCGGCGCCTTCCCGCAGACCCCCGACGCGCCGATGCGGCTGGTGGAGGCCAGGGCGCTGGGCGACGTGGCGGTCCTGCGCTACCGGCTGGACCGGGGAGCGCGCGCGTGAGCGCCGGTCCGCCCCCCGCCGAGGGGGAGTCCGACGCCCGGTGGCTGCGCCGCACCGTCGAGCTGTCCCGCTCCTGTCCGCCCTCGGACACGGCGTTCTCGGTGGGCTGCGCCGTGGTCGCCGCCGA is drawn from Nocardiopsis dassonvillei subsp. dassonvillei DSM 43111 and contains these coding sequences:
- a CDS encoding RibD family protein; its protein translation is MDRPYTILSCAMSVDGRIDDTGPERLRLSNEADFAEIDELRAECDAILVGAGTLRADNPGLLVRSPLLRERRRERGRTAHLLKALVTRSGEFDPAARFFSTGDAGAVVYTGGAGVDTARRALADRPAADPPAEVVDAGDPPTVRAVLADLADRGVGRLLVEGGGHIHTLFLTSGLVDELRLAVAPFLVGQEDAPRFVVPGAFPQTPDAPMRLVEARALGDVAVLRYRLDRGARA